From Pseudanabaena sp. PCC 6802, one genomic window encodes:
- a CDS encoding GNAT family N-acetyltransferase: MTNAQKSSEILVRRVRTEDAAAVCQIHIDAVRQLCAPDYLPEYIEAWVGKLTPAIYERVIADWGETMFVAEQAGRIIGCSALSGNEVRAVYVNPLHARQGVGTLLMRFLEKEAVARCIPKLRLTASLNAELFYQKHGYKVVERSWHILPCGTKIPCIFMEKNLR; the protein is encoded by the coding sequence ATGACGAACGCTCAGAAATCATCAGAGATTTTAGTCCGCCGCGTCCGCACCGAAGATGCTGCAGCAGTTTGTCAGATTCATATCGATGCCGTACGCCAGTTGTGCGCTCCAGACTATCTCCCAGAATATATTGAAGCATGGGTAGGGAAACTCACGCCCGCAATTTACGAACGAGTAATTGCCGACTGGGGCGAGACCATGTTTGTTGCCGAGCAAGCCGGTAGAATTATTGGCTGTTCCGCTCTATCTGGCAATGAAGTGCGCGCCGTCTACGTAAATCCATTGCACGCACGGCAAGGAGTAGGCACGTTGCTCATGCGTTTTCTAGAGAAAGAAGCAGTAGCACGGTGCATTCCCAAACTGCGACTTACTGCCTCTTTGAATGCCGAGTTATTCTATCAAAAGCATGGATACAAAGTTGTAGAGCGATCGTGGCATATTTTGCCCTGCGGCACGAAAATCCCCTGTATTTTCATGGAGAAAAATCTGAGATAA
- a CDS encoding IS1 family transposase — MKTWLEPFGISQFYTDGWGAYERHLDPAELTVANKILKKLSANIATFRTRIKRLVRKTICF; from the coding sequence ATCAAAACGTGGTTAGAACCTTTTGGCATCAGCCAGTTTTACACAGATGGCTGGGGAGCCTACGAACGCCATCTTGACCCTGCTGAACTTACAGTGGCAAACAAAATACTCAAAAAATTGAGCGCAAACATAGCAACGTTTCGTACCCGCATCAAGCGCTTAGTGCGCAAAACTATTTGCTTTTAA